The DNA region TTGCTCTCTTTTCCCTCTCCGCCGTCATCTGCTTAGCCATTGCCTCTTGAATATCCCTTGGTGGGTCAATCCTCTGTATCTCGACTCTTGTAACCTTTACACCCCATCTGTCCGTGATTTTATCTAACTCTTCCCTAAGGCGCGCGTTAATAATATCTCTGCCGCTCAAGGTTTCGTCGAGCTCCATCTCACCTATTATTGCCCTCAAGTTTGTCTGTGCTAATTTGATGATTGCCATCAGGAAGTTGCTCACGTTGTATGTCACCTTTACGGGATCCATGACTTGGTAGTAAACGACAGCATCGACTGTCACAACAACGTTGTCCTTACAAATGACCTCTTGGGGTGGAACATCGATGACGTGCTCCCTCATATCTACTTTCTTAACAGTCTCCATAAATGGCACTATGAAGTGTATTCCTGGCTCTAGAATGCGGTTGAATTTTCCAAGCCTTTCTACGAGACCCTTTTGGTATGGTCTAATCACCTTCACACTCAAAACTAGCATCAAAAGCAAAAACACACCGAGTATAACTATGGCAATTTCTGCAGCCATTACCATCACCACATATTTGGTTTTCAACTAGGATTAGTTAGAACAAAAATATAAATTTTTCGCATAAGTTTAATCAAAACTCAAAAGTTAAAGAAAAGGAAGAAGTTTAAGAAGCCTCTAAGGCTTCTATAGCATTGTTAAGGATATCCAAGGCATTCTTGATATTGATGTATGCTTTCCTTAAGTATGGCACTGCTTGTATGTAACCCTGGAGTGGGTGACCGAATTGCCATGCATCTTTGTAGTATTGGTCGGCAAGTTCTTTATACTTCTGGGCTTCTTGAATTGTCTCATCATCGACACCAAGCTCTAGGGCCTTAGCATATGTTTCATTGAACTTAGCATTGTATTTGTTGTAGAGCATGTACCAGACAACGTCCATTGTCCTTATTATGTCTCCGCTTGTCTTATATGTTATCTTAATGTCAGCTGCTGAAGCGAACTTTACTGTGACAAATATGTACTGTGCGTATTGTCCTTTTTCAATGTAGTAGCTTACTACATGCTCGCCCGTAACCTCAATGAAGTAGGCATCGAGCGGTAGGGTTATCATAACAA from Palaeococcus pacificus DY20341 includes:
- a CDS encoding SPFH domain-containing protein, which translates into the protein MAAEIAIVILGVFLLLMLVLSVKVIRPYQKGLVERLGKFNRILEPGIHFIVPFMETVKKVDMREHVIDVPPQEVICKDNVVVTVDAVVYYQVMDPVKVTYNVSNFLMAIIKLAQTNLRAIIGEMELDETLSGRDIINARLREELDKITDRWGVKVTRVEIQRIDPPRDIQEAMAKQMTAEREKRAMILIAEGERESAIKKAEGEKQAAILRAEGEKQRQILVAEGQAEAIRKVLEALKLADEKYLALQYIERLPELGKQGNLIVPYDTESLIGLLRVLQKVGERKDISSENKE